Below is a window of Edaphobacter dinghuensis DNA.
CACTCGTCGAAGTTCGACTGAAAGACAAACAGGGCAAATCGGCTGGCAATATTGATGTTGTTCTGGTTGCTTATGACGATGAAGGCAGAATTACGGATTTCGGCTCTTTAGAAGTCCAGACGGTTTATATCAGCGGCACGCTACGAAAGACCTTCTTCAAGCCCCTGATGGATGACCGTACGGCATATTTCGCGACGGATTGGGCCAAAAGCCGAAAGAAAAATCCTGGCCCCGATTATCTTTCCTCGTCGCGCAAACGCCTTGCTCCGCAGCTCATTTTCAAGGGTGGAATTCTGAAAGCATGGAAGAGAAAACAGGCTGTTGCGGTCCACAGTGCGTTTTACGATACGCTACCCAAACTTCCCGAAGTGGCACAAGAAAAGGCTGACCTCGCATGGTTGATCTACGATCTTGTTTGGGATGGACACGACAAGAAATACAATTTGAAACATACGCGGACTGTCTACACGGAATTTAAGACAGCGTTGGACAAAATCACCATCTCGGAACCGGGTCCTATGGAGGACTTTGTAGCTGCGCTTCAGATTAAACTTGATGCAAAGCTGGAAGGTGCCACGTTGGCCCAACTAGCAGACACGTCAGCCGACATTCCAGCAGACGAACCGGATTTATTGGACCAGCTCGAAAACCTTTAGGAGTTAAGGCGTAAATGAATCTTTTCGTAGATATTGAAATCGAGCCCCAATCCGAAAAGATCGTAAATGTGGCATCGGTTCCACAACGAAGTCCATTTCGTTATCCAGGTGGTAAGACATGGCTTGTCCCCATTGTCCGCAAGTGGTTGAAAACCAGAAAAGCAAACGAATTGATTGAGCCGTTCGCCGGCGGGGGAATAATCAGCCTCACCGTTGCATTCGAGGAATTGACCAATCGTGTAACGATGGTTGAATGCGACGATCAAGTGGCTGCCGTTTGGGAAACGATCTTTAGTGGCGGTGCCCAAAAGCTTGCCGAGCATATTGTGAATTTCTCGATGACGCTCGATAACGTCCAGTCAGTGCTGTCAAAAACCGACATGTCGAGAGAAGACCTGGCATTTCAAACAATTCTGCGCAATCGAGTGAACCACGGAGGAATTCTGGCCCCTGGAAGCGGTTTGCTGAAACACGGCGAAAACGGAAAGGGACTCAAGTCGCGTTGGTATGCTGACACTCTCTATAGACGAATCACGAACATCAACCACATCAGAAACCGTGTCTCTTTTGTCCACGGCGATGGTATGAAGGTTATGCAGGACAACCGCGAAAAGACGGATACAGTTTATTTCATTGATCCTCCCTACACTGCGGCTGGGAAAAAAGCGGGTTCGCGACTCTACACGCACAGTGAACTCGACCATGAGCATCTCTTTCAAATCGCAGCGGGAGTCGCGGGAGACTTTCTAATGACATACGACAACGCCGGTGGCGTCCAAGAGTTGGCTCGAAAACATAATTTCGATTTGGAGCCTGTCAGCATGAAAAACACCCATCATGCCGAGATGACAGAGCTTTTGATCGGACGCGATCTTGATTGGGTGCGCCGCAACAGTCCCCGGCAAATAGCTAGCTAGTGCATCTACCCTCCAAAAGCCCTTGACACCCCGGTTAAAATTAAATCAGAGAGAAAGGAAAAGACCCGGCACACCGCCGGGTCTTTTCCTTTAACAGGTCCAGACCGAAGTCTGGACTTAAGTACTTTATTTCGAAGACTTTGGGACTTAAGTACAGAGGGGGTATACCCCCTCGCAAGTCCAACGGCGGAAGGGGATGCCTAGGCTAGAACAGGCTCAGCTTGCGCGGCATCTCGATGCCCAGATGCTCGTAGGCCAGCCGCGTCGCTACCCGCCCGCGCGGGGTGCGGTCGAGAAAACCGATCTGGATCAGGAACGGCTCGTAGACCTCTTCGAGGGCGTCCTGCTCCTCGGCCAGCGCAGCGGCGAGAGTGTTCAGGCCGACCGGGCCGCCGTCGTATTTTTCGATGATGGTTCTGAGCAGCCGCCGGTCCAGCTCGTCGAAGCCGTGCGCGTCCACCTCAAGCAGCGTCAGCGCGGCTTGCGCCGTTGGCCTGTCGATCACTCCCTGCGCTCGTACCTGCGCGTAGTCGCGGACGCGCCGCAGCAGCCGGTTGGCGATGCGCGGTGTTCCCCGCGAGCGCATGGCGATCTCAGCCGCGCCGTCGCGGTCGATAGGAACGCCCATCACCTCGGCGCTGCGCTCGACCACGAACCGCAACTCGTCGTCGGTGTAGAACTCCAGCCGCAGCAGAATGCCGAAGCGCGACCGCAG
It encodes the following:
- a CDS encoding NotI family restriction endonuclease; this encodes MANQPIAELFGFPPDSETERATRYRTNRLCPYNNKVPSCTKDSVTDPLGVCTIFHGEKLAVICPVRLRQDWIIAEQAAAFFFPPKANWTTLVEVRLKDKQGKSAGNIDVVLVAYDDEGRITDFGSLEVQTVYISGTLRKTFFKPLMDDRTAYFATDWAKSRKKNPGPDYLSSSRKRLAPQLIFKGGILKAWKRKQAVAVHSAFYDTLPKLPEVAQEKADLAWLIYDLVWDGHDKKYNLKHTRTVYTEFKTALDKITISEPGPMEDFVAALQIKLDAKLEGATLAQLADTSADIPADEPDLLDQLENL
- a CDS encoding DNA adenine methylase: MNLFVDIEIEPQSEKIVNVASVPQRSPFRYPGGKTWLVPIVRKWLKTRKANELIEPFAGGGIISLTVAFEELTNRVTMVECDDQVAAVWETIFSGGAQKLAEHIVNFSMTLDNVQSVLSKTDMSREDLAFQTILRNRVNHGGILAPGSGLLKHGENGKGLKSRWYADTLYRRITNINHIRNRVSFVHGDGMKVMQDNREKTDTVYFIDPPYTAAGKKAGSRLYTHSELDHEHLFQIAAGVAGDFLMTYDNAGGVQELARKHNFDLEPVSMKNTHHAEMTELLIGRDLDWVRRNSPRQIAS